Proteins encoded in a region of the Anoxybacillus amylolyticus genome:
- a CDS encoding amino acid ABC transporter ATP-binding protein → MIKVVDLHKSFGKLEVLKGITTTIAQGEVVAIIGPSGSGKSTFLRCMNLLEEPTKGKIWIGGQEITDRKTDIMKVRQNVGMVFQHFHLFPHMTVLENLMYAPMKVKGVAKQEAEAKGMELLRKVGLAEKANEYPGRLSGGQKQRVAIARALAMSPEVMLFDEPTSALDPEMVKEVLEVMKSLAHTGMTMAIVTHEMGFAREVADRVLFLDGGQLVEDAPPSEFFASPKSKRAQEFLEKML, encoded by the coding sequence GTGATTAAAGTAGTCGATCTTCATAAATCATTTGGTAAGCTTGAGGTACTTAAAGGTATCACGACAACGATCGCACAAGGTGAAGTCGTTGCCATTATCGGTCCTTCAGGGTCGGGAAAATCAACATTTCTTCGTTGTATGAACTTACTGGAAGAGCCGACGAAAGGGAAGATTTGGATTGGTGGTCAAGAGATCACCGATCGCAAAACGGATATTATGAAAGTGCGACAAAATGTCGGGATGGTGTTTCAACATTTCCATTTATTCCCTCATATGACCGTGTTGGAAAATTTAATGTACGCTCCGATGAAAGTAAAAGGGGTAGCGAAACAAGAGGCGGAAGCAAAAGGGATGGAATTGTTGCGCAAAGTTGGTTTAGCGGAAAAAGCGAATGAATATCCTGGCCGATTGTCAGGTGGTCAAAAACAACGTGTTGCCATTGCTCGTGCGCTTGCGATGTCGCCTGAAGTAATGTTGTTTGATGAGCCGACCTCGGCGCTTGATCCGGAAATGGTGAAAGAAGTATTAGAAGTCATGAAATCTCTTGCTCATACAGGGATGACAATGGCGATTGTGACACATGAAATGGGATTTGCTCGAGAGGTGGCTGACCGAGTGCTCTTTTTAGATGGCGGACAACTTGTTGAAGATGCGCCGCCGAGTGAATTTTTTGCATCACCGAAAAGCAAACGGGCGCAGGAATTTCTTGAAAAAATGTTATAA
- a CDS encoding amino acid ABC transporter permease yields MNLNFSQIVPSIPYILQGITVTLKIVAFAALLGFVLGIILALFKIGRIKLLTWLADAYTSVFRGTPLVLQLMIIYFGLPQIIGFEIEAFPAAVIAFGLNSAAYISEIIRAGILAVDKGQREAAMALGVPYRRMMLDIILPQALKNILPALMNEFITLTKESAVVTVIGATDIMRRAYIVGGQKYAFFEPLLVAGLIYYVLVMILTLLGKAVEGRMRKSD; encoded by the coding sequence GTGAATCTTAATTTCTCGCAAATCGTGCCATCGATACCGTACATCTTGCAAGGCATTACTGTCACTTTGAAAATCGTCGCATTCGCCGCCTTGTTAGGTTTTGTGCTTGGTATTATTTTGGCGTTGTTTAAGATTGGACGAATCAAGCTGTTGACGTGGCTTGCTGACGCGTATACGTCTGTGTTTCGCGGCACCCCGCTTGTCCTGCAGCTCATGATTATTTACTTCGGCTTGCCGCAAATCATCGGCTTTGAAATTGAGGCGTTTCCAGCTGCGGTTATTGCGTTTGGTTTAAACTCTGCTGCGTATATTTCTGAAATTATCCGCGCAGGAATTTTAGCGGTTGATAAAGGACAACGGGAAGCGGCAATGGCTCTTGGTGTTCCATATCGACGGATGATGCTAGATATTATTTTGCCACAGGCACTTAAAAACATTCTACCAGCATTAATGAATGAATTTATTACATTAACAAAGGAATCGGCTGTCGTCACTGTCATTGGAGCAACTGACATTATGCGGCGCGCCTATATTGTTGGTGGTCAAAAATACGCGTTTTTTGAGCCGTTGCTTGTCGCTGGATTGATTTATTATGTTTTAGTAATGATCCTCACGCTGCTTGGCAAAGCGGTTGAAGGGAGAATGAGAAAAAGTGATTAA
- a CDS encoding transporter substrate-binding domain-containing protein: MLLVSSILLIGLLSACGTSKEKTGKQASEEKKVLKMGTSADYAPFEYIDTAKGDEIIGFDVDLAKMIADELGYKFEIVDMDFSGLIPALQSGKVDFVLAGMTPTKERKKNVDFSDVYYVARNMIVTKKGSGIKTVKDLKGKTVGVQTGSIQEGEAQKLSKTIHMKLESRNRIPELIQEIQAGRFDAAIIEDTVAKGYIKNSGGKLEGTTIPTNEEEAGSAIAFPKGSKLTAEFNKVLKEKMKNGEVDKLIKKWFDQQ; the protein is encoded by the coding sequence ATGTTATTGGTATCTAGCATTTTATTAATTGGCTTGCTATCTGCGTGCGGTACATCGAAAGAAAAGACAGGAAAGCAAGCCAGTGAAGAAAAGAAAGTACTAAAAATGGGAACATCGGCTGACTATGCTCCGTTTGAGTATATAGACACAGCCAAAGGTGATGAAATTATAGGATTCGATGTTGATTTAGCGAAAATGATTGCCGACGAACTTGGCTACAAATTTGAAATCGTGGATATGGATTTTAGCGGGTTGATTCCGGCGCTGCAATCTGGAAAAGTAGATTTCGTGTTGGCTGGGATGACACCGACAAAAGAACGCAAGAAAAACGTCGATTTTTCTGATGTGTACTATGTTGCAAGAAATATGATTGTGACGAAAAAAGGAAGCGGTATTAAAACCGTTAAAGATTTAAAAGGGAAAACGGTCGGTGTACAAACGGGTTCGATTCAAGAAGGAGAAGCACAGAAGCTTTCGAAAACGATTCATATGAAGCTTGAAAGCCGCAACCGTATTCCAGAGCTCATCCAAGAAATTCAAGCTGGTCGCTTCGATGCAGCGATTATCGAGGACACGGTTGCAAAAGGTTATATTAAAAATAGCGGCGGAAAGTTAGAAGGAACAACGATTCCGACAAACGAAGAAGAAGCCGGTTCCGCGATCGCATTCCCGAAAGGAAGCAAGCTGACAGCGGAATTCAACAAAGTATTGAAGGAAAAAATGAAAAACGGTGAAGTGGACAAGCTGATCAAAAAATGGTTTGACCAACAATAA
- a CDS encoding BrxA/BrxB family bacilliredoxin has protein sequence MFQFQLFNDIVEQARREIVAAGYEELRTPKDVDQAFARKGTTLVMINSVCGCAGGIARPAAAHAIHYDKRPDYLVTVFAGQDKEATARAREYFDGHPPSSPSFALLKDGKLCTMIPRHEIEGHEPVAVIQKLQAAFEQYCDEV, from the coding sequence GTGTTTCAGTTTCAACTTTTTAACGACATCGTCGAACAGGCGCGCCGCGAGATCGTAGCGGCAGGCTATGAAGAGTTGCGCACACCCAAAGACGTCGATCAAGCGTTTGCGCGCAAAGGAACAACGTTAGTAATGATTAACTCTGTTTGTGGCTGCGCCGGCGGCATTGCGCGCCCTGCGGCAGCACATGCGATTCATTACGATAAGCGCCCCGATTATTTAGTAACGGTATTTGCTGGTCAAGACAAAGAAGCAACGGCAAGAGCAAGAGAATATTTTGACGGGCATCCACCGTCTTCGCCGTCGTTCGCGCTGCTAAAGGACGGAAAGCTTTGCACGATGATTCCGCGCCACGAAATCGAAGGGCATGAGCCGGTCGCTGTCATTCAAAAATTGCAAGCAGCGTTTGAGCAATATTGCGATGAGGTGTAA